In a single window of the Dreissena polymorpha isolate Duluth1 chromosome 3, UMN_Dpol_1.0, whole genome shotgun sequence genome:
- the LOC127873752 gene encoding uncharacterized protein LOC127873752 produces the protein MELNFVLDPKKNLLYDHSIWKKDNRCVFVTFDIIPSSKTPGAFMIQDPLGDVQSGECVILAIDPNKFVVEWGCTKVASIGQRCDDPWVSVHTRERFPSPKVFAKIDLALMTTVGVRLAELPRLSHSNMPCVLGQGKFAASDFL, from the exons ATGGAGCTTAACTTTGTACTGGACCCTAAGAAAAATCTTCTTTACGATCACTCCATATGGAA GAAAGACAACCGATGCGTTTTTGTTACATTCGATATCATTCCCTCATCCAAGACGCCGGGAGCATTCATGATTCAAGACCCTCTTG GTGACGTACAGTCTGGTGAATGTGTCATTTTGGCCATTGACCCGAATAAATTCGTCGTCGAATGGGGCTGTACAAAAGTGGCCTCCATTGGTCAGAGATGTGACGACCCATGGGTATCTGTGCATACTCGTGAGCGATTCCCGTCGCCTAAAGTGTTTGCCAAAATCGATCTGGCGCTAATGACGACCGTCGGCGTTCGTCTGGCGGAACTCCCTCGGTTGAGCCATTCCAACATGC CTTGCGTTCTTGGCCAAGGGAAATTTGCTGCATCTGACTTCCTGTAA
- the LOC127871567 gene encoding uncharacterized protein LOC127871567: MLNIFVLAVLWDFHAYAFGQGFTNRPVFESTVTLPECTHPCVFSEANVPLMASCRIQGMFDNSNVTFNIGSNIRIQAQRMGSDGIFEARGYTVREEDHLSTINCTLGNPTSTYSEATLFIAKESSTPLLISEPINGNLNIKCMTTGGRPPPELEISKCGKVINVTQIGGEATVTSSSELLNEAMFECCTKDRYFPSKCSGVHTIIRGDVMPLTQLVSSEKSYTLVLGITIAVSSLLCFLIVAIILAAGIYWRKKRGRHLNERLQNHELMLLRPMSTISCTQDHYDLPSEMSTDPTEFTTAYTCGKYLRKN; encoded by the exons atgttaaatatttttgttcttgCTGTATTGTGGGATTTTCATGCGTACGCTTTTGGGCAAG GTTTTACAAATCGCCCGGTGTTTGAGAGCACCGTGACACTACCAGAATGCACTCACCCATGCGTATTTTCCGAAGCCAACGTTCCTCTGATGGCAAGCTGCCGTATCCAAGGGATGTTTGACAACAGTAATGTCACCTTCAACATCggatcgaatattcgaatacaaGCCCAGAGAATGGGAAGCGATGGCATCTTTGAGGCACGTGGCTATACTGTAAGAGAGGAAGATCATTTATCCACTATTAATTGTACACTGGGGAACCCTACGTCAACCTATTCTGAAGCGACATTATTCATTGCAA AGGAATCATCGACTCCGCTATTAATATCAGAACCTATCAACGGAAATCTGAATATCAAATGCATGACAACAGGTGGCCGCCCACCGCCCGAGTTAGAAATATCGAAATGCGGGAAAGTGATAAACGTGACACAGATTGGCGGCGAGGCAACGGTGACATCATCATCGGAGCTTCTGAACGAGGCGATGTTCGAATGTTGCACCAAAGATCGCTACTTTCCGTCAAAATGTTCTGGGGTCCATACAATTATTCGTGGTG ATGTGATGCCTTTAACGCAATTGGTGTCCTCTGAGAAGTCCTACACTCTTGTGCTAGGGATAACAATCGCCGTGTCGTCTCTGTTGTGCTTCCTTATCGTCGCTATCATACTGGCCGCCGGAATTTACTGGCGAAAGAAACGAGGAAG GCACTTAAACGAGCGTCTACAGAATCATGAGCTCATGTTACTTCGCCCCATGTCTACCATTTCGTGTACACAAGACCATTACGACCTCCCGTCCGAAATGAGCACTGACCCGACTGAATTCACGACGGCGTATACTTGCGGAAAATACTTACG TAAAAATTGA
- the LOC127873918 gene encoding jerky protein homolog-like yields the protein MLDSAWQEVSRQTIHGCWRRALGDAIGSDEADDSDGEFEGFSAADVSQAEKHLADFNSFSAVDVNKSRDAFGVTDDEIDHWLKIDDELATTAHLTDEEIVANATGACTEADENDNDEEEEMEPLPAMSSIVRGLEEGLCRRNIGSDLSSAQHHRPCTSRSQRLVQAEKDDGIFHIL from the coding sequence ATGTTGGACAGCGCCTGGCAAGAAGTATCAAGGCAAACCATCCATGGCTGTTGGCGGAGGGCCTTAGGAGACGCGATCGGCAGCGATGAAGCCGACGACAGCGATGGGGAGTTTGAAGGATTCAGCGCTGCAGACGTTTCTCAGGCAGAAAAGCACCTTGCAGACTTCAACTCCTTCTCGGCAGTCGATGTCAACAAATCCCGCGATGCGTTTGGCGTGACGGACGACGAAATCGATCATTGGCTTAAGATAGACGATGAGCTCGCAACCACAGCGCATCTTACCGACGAGGAGATCGTGGCTAACGCTACCGGTGCATGTACAGAGGCCGACGAGAACGACAACGACGAAGAAGAAGAAATGGAACCGCTACCTGCGATGTCTTCCATCGTCAGAGGCCTCGAGGAAGGTCTCTGCCGACGGAACATCGGCTCAGACCTGTCATCTGCGCAACATCATCGCCCTTGCACGAGCCGTAGCCAGAGACTCGTGCAAGCAGAGAAAGATGACGGAATATTTCACATTTTATAG